One Qipengyuania aurantiaca genomic region harbors:
- a CDS encoding YdcF family protein, translating to MILRLLAAIFLVYAFGFLGFAMTLPAPAAKTETDAVIVLTGGPGRIARGLEVVEQNMAKEMFVSGVDPEVKPNEFAEQFEVSSRLMDCCVTLGYLAVDTRSNAGEVAQWMKEKEFTSARLVTTNWHMARAYSEVAGTLPAGISIVKDAVVSHPDLATLFLEYNKLLASEVSQGLPEGDAGEEAAQEDTSEGEPDASDAPAS from the coding sequence GTGATCCTGCGCCTGCTTGCCGCCATCTTCCTCGTCTACGCCTTTGGCTTCCTCGGCTTTGCGATGACCTTGCCGGCACCCGCTGCCAAGACCGAGACCGATGCCGTGATCGTGCTCACCGGCGGTCCGGGCCGGATCGCGCGCGGGCTGGAGGTCGTCGAGCAGAACATGGCGAAGGAAATGTTCGTCTCCGGCGTCGATCCCGAAGTGAAGCCGAACGAATTTGCCGAGCAGTTCGAAGTGTCCTCCCGCCTGATGGATTGCTGCGTGACGCTGGGCTACCTCGCGGTCGACACGCGCAGCAACGCTGGCGAAGTGGCGCAGTGGATGAAGGAGAAGGAATTCACCTCCGCCCGCCTCGTCACCACCAACTGGCACATGGCGCGCGCCTATTCCGAAGTGGCGGGCACGCTGCCGGCAGGGATCAGCATTGTGAAGGACGCGGTGGTTTCGCACCCCGACCTTGCGACGCTGTTCCTTGAATACAACAAGCTGCTCGCTTCCGAAGTCTCGCAGGGCCTGCCTGAAGGCGATGCGGGGGAAGAGGCCGCCCAAGAAGACACAAGCGAAGGGGAGCCGGACGCGAGCGATGCTCCTGCTTCGTAA
- a CDS encoding cell division protein FtsX encodes MKRPPAIDKAVESGLTPFRGRRASGLLPQARLGGPMPWVIAIMVALTVVAASGALALSNMVSTARGDVAGRATVQVIEPDPASRAAQVRRIETVLAQDPAVAGFRVIPEADIAELLEPWLGTDEEMEAVPLPALIDLELRGRSDRQVYERLEAALKEVAPQARIDAQSEWLAPVLSALSALKWMALALIAMLGFVAAAAVWLAARNALGGNRDTIEIVHLLGGSDDQIARIFQRSILLDAIAGGTLGLVAGGAAVLLLGRQFSALQSGMVAGGSLSALDWMAIALVPLFAIAIAVYTARMTVLSSLRKTL; translated from the coding sequence GTGAAGCGCCCTCCCGCCATCGACAAGGCGGTCGAGAGCGGCCTCACCCCGTTCCGTGGGCGGCGGGCTTCGGGCCTCTTGCCGCAAGCGCGCCTTGGCGGACCGATGCCTTGGGTCATCGCGATCATGGTTGCGCTTACGGTGGTTGCGGCAAGCGGGGCGCTCGCTTTGTCGAACATGGTGTCGACCGCGCGCGGCGATGTCGCCGGGCGCGCCACGGTGCAGGTGATCGAACCCGATCCGGCAAGCCGCGCGGCGCAGGTCAGGCGGATCGAGACCGTGCTGGCGCAGGACCCCGCCGTCGCCGGCTTCCGTGTCATCCCCGAGGCCGACATTGCCGAATTGCTCGAGCCCTGGCTGGGCACGGACGAAGAGATGGAAGCCGTGCCGCTGCCCGCGCTGATCGACCTCGAATTGCGGGGGCGCAGCGACCGGCAGGTTTACGAACGTCTCGAGGCCGCGTTGAAAGAGGTCGCACCGCAAGCGCGGATCGATGCGCAATCCGAATGGCTCGCCCCGGTCCTCTCCGCTTTGTCGGCCTTGAAATGGATGGCGCTGGCGCTGATCGCCATGCTCGGCTTCGTTGCCGCTGCCGCCGTCTGGCTCGCCGCACGCAACGCTTTGGGCGGCAATCGCGATACGATCGAGATCGTCCACCTCCTGGGCGGCAGCGACGACCAGATCGCGCGGATCTTCCAGCGCTCCATCCTGCTCGACGCGATTGCGGGCGGCACGCTGGGCCTCGTCGCCGGCGGGGCCGCCGTCCTGCTGCTGGGACGACAGTTTTCCGCGCTCCAGTCGGGAATGGTTGCAGGAGGGTCACTCTCCGCGCTGGATTGGATGGCGATTGCCCTCGTCCCGCTTTTCGCCATCGCAATTGCCGTCTACACGGCACGCATGACCGTGCTTTCATCCTTACGGAAAACGCTGTGA
- the ftsE gene encoding cell division ATP-binding protein FtsE: protein MSARESEIVQFDNVGLRYGTEREVLSNISFTLFSSRFYFLTGASGAGKTSLLKLLYLAQRPSRGGIRMFGRDVITLPRDKLPAFRRRMGVVFQDFRLVDHLSAFDNVALPLRVSGVREADLREPVADMLEWVGLAHRAEARPATLSGGEQQRVAIARAVIGRPEILIADEPTGNVDPEMAVKLLRLFEALNRLGTTVVVATHDVQLLRKVPDSMIMRLSKGTLSDPTGALRYPPRRENAVGAPS, encoded by the coding sequence ATGAGCGCGCGCGAAAGCGAAATCGTGCAGTTCGACAACGTCGGTTTGCGCTACGGCACCGAGCGCGAGGTGCTGTCGAATATTTCCTTCACCCTGTTTTCCAGCCGCTTCTATTTCCTCACCGGGGCGAGCGGCGCGGGCAAGACTTCGCTCCTGAAGCTGCTCTATCTCGCGCAGCGTCCCTCGCGCGGCGGCATTCGGATGTTCGGGCGCGATGTCATCACCCTGCCGCGCGACAAACTCCCGGCCTTCCGCCGCCGTATGGGCGTGGTGTTCCAGGATTTCCGCCTCGTCGACCATCTCTCGGCCTTCGACAACGTCGCGCTGCCCTTGCGAGTCTCCGGCGTGCGCGAGGCGGATTTGCGCGAACCGGTTGCCGACATGCTCGAATGGGTCGGCCTGGCCCACCGCGCCGAGGCGCGCCCCGCCACGCTGTCGGGCGGCGAACAGCAGCGCGTGGCCATCGCCCGCGCGGTGATCGGCCGTCCCGAAATCCTCATCGCCGACGAGCCGACCGGCAATGTCGATCCCGAAATGGCGGTGAAGTTGCTGCGCCTGTTCGAAGCGCTCAACCGCCTCGGCACGACCGTGGTGGTGGCCACCCACGATGTGCAATTGTTGCGCAAGGTGCCCGACAGCATGATCATGCGGCTGTCCAAGGGCACGCTGTCCGACCCCACCGGCGCGCTGCGCTATCCCCCGCGCCGCGAGAACGCGGTCGGAGCGCCTTCGTGA
- a CDS encoding zinc-ribbon domain-containing protein codes for MIIACPACSTRYVVPDNAIGVDGRTVRCAKCKHSWFQEGASAEAVTASEDAAAPETAPPPRQAPPPPPPPPPAPEPEAREPVAEREPEPVPEPEAEAAPVEDAPTPRRRPFLRSSESEAEAEPQAPRRVRAADFDETPPPSFGEGRHENAEPDFDGPVDEEVHEDDLVSRFDHSPPFGPRRNTLKLWTWAAAIFALLAAGAIFAMSRYGTPDWWPVEKPLFGEAQPDLTLSFPPDEQRWRELENKTWMFTAKIEVTNTAREPRRLPPVLIVMLNEREDQIYSWIVSPPQPTLAPGETVTIDEARTDVPRGAVYADVGWAPL; via the coding sequence ATGATTATTGCCTGTCCGGCCTGCAGCACCCGCTATGTCGTGCCCGACAACGCCATCGGCGTCGATGGCCGGACCGTGCGCTGTGCGAAGTGCAAGCACTCGTGGTTCCAGGAAGGCGCCAGCGCCGAGGCCGTGACGGCGAGTGAGGATGCAGCGGCACCTGAAACCGCTCCGCCTCCGCGCCAGGCCCCGCCTCCACCGCCGCCCCCTCCCCCCGCTCCGGAACCCGAGGCGCGCGAGCCTGTCGCAGAGCGCGAGCCGGAACCTGTACCCGAGCCCGAGGCTGAAGCTGCGCCGGTTGAAGACGCGCCGACCCCTCGCCGCCGCCCCTTCCTCCGTTCGTCGGAATCCGAGGCGGAGGCCGAACCGCAGGCGCCGCGCCGCGTACGCGCCGCCGATTTCGACGAGACCCCGCCGCCCTCTTTCGGCGAGGGGCGCCATGAGAATGCCGAACCCGATTTCGACGGGCCGGTGGACGAGGAAGTGCATGAAGACGACCTCGTCTCGCGCTTCGACCACTCGCCGCCTTTCGGCCCGCGCCGCAACACTCTCAAGCTGTGGACCTGGGCCGCGGCGATCTTCGCCCTCCTCGCGGCGGGCGCGATCTTCGCCATGTCGCGCTATGGCACGCCCGACTGGTGGCCGGTCGAAAAGCCGCTCTTCGGCGAGGCGCAGCCCGACCTGACCCTATCTTTCCCGCCCGACGAGCAGCGCTGGCGCGAGCTGGAAAACAAGACCTGGATGTTCACCGCCAAGATCGAGGTCACCAACACCGCGCGCGAACCGCGCCGCCTGCCGCCGGTACTGATCGTCATGCTGAACGAGCGCGAGGACCAGATCTACAGCTGGATCGTCTCGCCCCCGCAGCCCACGCTGGCGCCGGGTGAAACCGTCACCATCGACGAGGCGCGCACCGATGTTCCACGCGGTGCGGTCTATGCCGATGTGGGCTGGGCGCCCCTCTAG
- a CDS encoding recombinase family protein, protein MKTLRCAVYTRKSTEDGLEQEFNSLHAQREACEAYILSQRHEGWLLVERHYDDGGYSGGNMERPGLKALMEDIEADLVDVIVVYKVDRLTRSLADFAKIVERLDAKEASFVSVIQAFNTTNSMSRLTLNVLLSFAQFEREVTGERIRDKIAASKKKGLWMGGPVPLGYEVVERKLVPVPEEAERVRNIMRRNIASSSAKELIAQLEAEGIRTKIQGRTSGPHRGGIPFKRGSLSHLLKNPIYRGKIVHKGKAYDGEHEAIVDEALWDAVQDRLRQKAPPRKRSTNAPQKAMLRDLLSDCQGRPMVPTYASKGSRRYAYYETRKNLAKPSDAPATRWSQAKLEKHSAPRRFAE, encoded by the coding sequence ATGAAAACGCTGCGCTGCGCCGTCTACACCCGCAAGTCGACTGAGGATGGCCTGGAGCAGGAGTTCAACAGCCTCCACGCCCAGCGCGAGGCCTGCGAAGCATACATCCTTAGCCAGCGACACGAAGGCTGGTTGTTGGTCGAGCGCCACTATGACGACGGCGGGTACTCCGGCGGCAATATGGAGCGACCGGGCCTTAAGGCATTGATGGAAGATATCGAGGCAGACCTTGTTGATGTTATCGTGGTCTACAAGGTCGATCGCCTCACCCGGTCGCTTGCTGACTTTGCCAAGATCGTCGAGCGGCTTGATGCGAAGGAGGCAAGCTTCGTATCGGTCATCCAAGCGTTCAACACCACCAACAGCATGAGTCGACTGACGCTTAACGTCCTGCTCTCGTTCGCCCAGTTCGAGCGCGAGGTAACCGGCGAGCGCATCCGCGACAAAATTGCGGCTTCCAAGAAAAAGGGCCTGTGGATGGGAGGCCCGGTTCCGCTGGGCTATGAGGTAGTCGAACGCAAGCTGGTTCCGGTTCCGGAGGAAGCCGAGCGAGTCCGCAACATCATGCGCCGCAACATCGCTTCGAGCTCCGCGAAAGAGTTGATCGCTCAGCTTGAGGCTGAGGGTATTCGAACCAAGATACAGGGTCGGACGAGCGGACCGCACAGGGGCGGCATTCCGTTCAAGCGCGGAAGCCTGTCCCACCTGCTCAAGAACCCGATCTATCGGGGCAAGATCGTACACAAGGGTAAAGCCTATGATGGCGAGCATGAGGCCATCGTCGACGAGGCGCTATGGGACGCGGTACAAGATCGGCTTAGGCAAAAGGCGCCTCCGCGCAAGCGTTCAACAAACGCCCCTCAAAAAGCGATGCTGCGTGATCTCCTGAGCGATTGCCAAGGTCGCCCGATGGTGCCGACATATGCGAGTAAGGGCAGCAGGCGCTATGCTTACTATGAGACCCGAAAAAATTTGGCCAAGCCAAGCGATGCTCCTGCGACACGGTGGTCCCAGGCCAAGCTTGAGAAGCATTCAGCACCTCGCCGTTTTGCTGAATGA
- a CDS encoding DUF2924 domain-containing protein produces the protein MGSVKQLQLADLPGLPAGQLKGEWARRMGAPAPNLSPDLLRLGLGYELQKQRLGGLSRESQRLLRQNANASSRKPEATTFVPRNLTPGTQLVRDWHGEGHTVTVLGNGFEHSGKTYRSLSAVAKAITGSHLNGPRFFGLT, from the coding sequence ATGGGCAGCGTCAAACAGTTACAGCTGGCCGATCTACCTGGGCTTCCAGCGGGACAACTCAAGGGAGAGTGGGCGCGCCGCATGGGCGCGCCTGCTCCTAACCTGTCGCCTGACCTGCTGCGCCTTGGTCTCGGCTATGAGCTGCAGAAACAGCGGCTTGGAGGACTGAGCCGCGAGTCGCAGAGGTTGCTGCGCCAGAACGCGAATGCAAGTTCGCGAAAACCGGAAGCCACCACCTTTGTACCACGTAACCTAACGCCCGGCACTCAGCTAGTTCGTGACTGGCACGGCGAGGGTCACACGGTGACGGTTCTGGGAAATGGGTTCGAGCATAGCGGCAAAACCTACCGGTCGCTTTCGGCGGTCGCCAAGGCCATCACCGGGTCTCATTTGAACGGCCCGCGCTTCTTCGGGCTGACATGA
- a CDS encoding DUF3489 domain-containing protein, whose protein sequence is MTTTANKKTAAKRPMATKATKASAVKELLEREDGADLEAICKATGWQSHSCRAFMTGLRKKGREVVRYKNDKGTSIYKLTPVEAEEKQG, encoded by the coding sequence ATGACGACGACTGCAAACAAGAAAACCGCTGCTAAAAGGCCGATGGCCACAAAGGCCACGAAAGCCTCGGCCGTCAAGGAACTGCTCGAGCGTGAGGATGGCGCGGACCTTGAAGCCATTTGCAAGGCGACAGGATGGCAGAGCCATAGCTGCCGCGCCTTCATGACCGGATTGCGCAAGAAGGGCCGAGAGGTCGTTCGCTACAAGAACGATAAGGGCACCAGCATCTACAAGTTGACGCCCGTCGAAGCCGAGGAGAAGCAAGGCTGA
- a CDS encoding alpha/beta fold hydrolase, whose protein sequence is MDQPSERSRLIAAIYAVAHDPARLLLLRPSLALLADKGVLDDPSADLAFHFEQADRLLAESGAAGADAKQDAAAKDIHLDGRLALQVPSSALPNVRVGEFLPTNIWPADRAVQDRELVKAVSAGLQDQGIVSLLLDGDEQRPIPHLVLPTPGLSGTATLRPIPLRWDRDSAARFADDFALTGAEEAILREVLERGSLRLLAEERGTSLGTVRNQLKRLLAKLSLGSQGELIALYGGYREVHKVRPEGLAKADSASSQDGYLLGGIDVRVEFYGPVAGRPVLYFHPLFGGPFLPKETGEAFSSAGLRIIAPWRPYCGRTADEGSGVAMAREFARRCAQLLDILGIKEVAVLAASGGTAFALAFAQSYPEVCSRVLIAGPAVPIATDEDLAQLGLGHRLPLQLARRLPAAMRLYVRAVVAKIRKGLDTNYLDTFFQDSPPDRVFAARPEIREFLRDAMLEIFRYGFQAATEELEIYAIDWSELAQNVEAPVTILRGTDDRLANKKLVDGFAARQGFHVATPVSDAASFLIFQARTMVALELSVESKN, encoded by the coding sequence ATGGATCAGCCAAGCGAACGAAGCCGCCTGATCGCTGCTATCTATGCGGTTGCGCACGATCCAGCGCGGCTTCTGCTCCTGCGCCCGTCGCTGGCGCTGCTCGCCGACAAGGGTGTGCTCGACGATCCTTCCGCGGACCTCGCATTTCATTTCGAGCAAGCCGACCGCCTGCTTGCCGAGAGCGGAGCGGCAGGCGCCGACGCGAAGCAAGACGCGGCGGCGAAGGATATCCACCTGGACGGACGACTGGCCCTGCAGGTGCCCAGTTCCGCCTTGCCAAATGTGAGGGTGGGCGAATTTCTCCCCACCAACATCTGGCCAGCCGACCGCGCCGTTCAGGACCGCGAACTCGTGAAGGCGGTGAGCGCGGGCCTGCAGGACCAGGGCATTGTCAGCCTTTTGCTGGATGGAGACGAGCAGCGGCCGATCCCGCATCTCGTCCTTCCGACACCCGGGCTCTCGGGGACCGCCACCTTGCGGCCAATACCCCTGCGGTGGGATCGCGACAGCGCCGCGCGCTTCGCCGACGATTTTGCACTGACAGGCGCCGAGGAAGCGATCTTGCGCGAAGTTCTGGAGCGTGGGAGCCTGCGTTTGCTGGCTGAAGAGCGGGGCACTTCGCTTGGCACGGTGCGCAACCAGCTAAAGCGCCTTCTCGCCAAGCTCTCCCTCGGCTCGCAGGGCGAATTGATTGCTCTCTATGGTGGTTATCGAGAGGTGCACAAGGTGCGTCCGGAAGGCCTCGCGAAAGCCGATAGCGCATCCTCGCAGGACGGCTACCTCCTTGGCGGAATCGATGTGCGGGTCGAATTTTACGGCCCGGTGGCGGGTCGGCCCGTCCTTTATTTTCATCCGCTGTTCGGCGGACCTTTCTTGCCGAAGGAGACCGGGGAGGCGTTCTCTTCCGCTGGCTTGCGGATCATCGCGCCTTGGCGCCCCTATTGTGGCCGTACTGCCGATGAAGGCAGCGGTGTGGCAATGGCGCGAGAATTTGCCCGTCGCTGCGCGCAACTGCTCGACATATTGGGAATAAAAGAAGTCGCCGTGCTCGCGGCCTCGGGAGGCACGGCTTTTGCTTTGGCCTTTGCGCAGTCCTATCCGGAGGTTTGCAGCAGGGTCCTAATTGCCGGACCTGCGGTTCCCATCGCAACCGACGAAGACCTTGCCCAACTTGGGCTCGGCCATCGGTTGCCGCTGCAGTTGGCGCGCCGACTGCCTGCCGCAATGCGACTTTATGTGCGCGCGGTCGTAGCCAAGATCCGAAAAGGTCTTGATACCAACTATCTCGACACATTCTTTCAAGATTCGCCGCCTGATCGTGTTTTTGCCGCCAGGCCCGAAATCCGCGAATTCCTCCGCGATGCAATGCTCGAAATTTTTCGGTACGGGTTTCAGGCTGCGACAGAGGAGCTCGAGATCTATGCCATCGACTGGAGCGAGCTAGCCCAGAATGTAGAAGCGCCTGTCACTATACTGCGCGGGACCGATGACAGGTTGGCAAACAAGAAGCTTGTAGACGGCTTTGCCGCAAGGCAAGGGTTCCACGTCGCGACGCCCGTATCGGATGCAGCCAGTTTCCTGATTTTCCAAGCCAGAACAATGGTCGCGTTGGAACTGAGTGTCGAGAGTAAGAATTGA
- a CDS encoding alpha/beta hydrolase has product MTDTTHSAGIEDIVAQTYSAIARPDSVIDLLGTLGRAPREPTRALDTHLANAADIIDQMYPLSAEDLASLDTRPGTDFDCDLAIDSAFRVLHVDCALLDQTRFVVEELLPDWALDNVARGSSERDRIPRDDQPGLVRLHCREDDEDGSWFVVRRIAEDGRPDQIRFFALRMQWDNAHGVAFQDALGLSDVETMMLRHLVRGGTLRSFADGRKRSLGTVRNQMKVLQRKLAVRSKEEVLLLYAGFVGTLESNAGGTAQAQHVCSNVMPTRNGSLAWEELGDPSGKPVVFFHPLEGALLPNSAERAFRQQGVRILAPWRPFHGETTGSGFGLDGMEGFARDIAEWLTHLGIDQATCFATQAGAPYMAAALHYAPQRFSRAFGFGAFLPIGNEAEMALIPISHRLSIRAVRASPAFARMYQRGMLASVGKGNLARFVENFYEGHDRELAAVRHPEVLSVMRRSASYALANSIDGAIDTMQSWASDWSSLLVSREVPLTLFYGSEDANMGPPLVEAIARRLRLSEPQFLDDAGSFFLIDAPQKLAEILSRD; this is encoded by the coding sequence ATGACCGACACAACACACTCGGCGGGTATCGAGGATATCGTCGCGCAAACCTATTCCGCCATTGCGCGGCCTGACAGCGTTATCGATCTGCTCGGTACACTCGGCAGGGCTCCGCGCGAGCCTACGCGCGCGCTCGACACGCATCTCGCCAACGCGGCCGACATTATCGACCAGATGTATCCGCTGAGCGCGGAAGATCTCGCTTCTCTCGACACGCGACCGGGGACGGATTTCGATTGCGATCTGGCCATCGATAGCGCCTTCCGGGTTCTCCATGTCGACTGCGCCCTGCTCGACCAAACCCGCTTTGTGGTCGAAGAATTGCTGCCCGACTGGGCGCTAGACAATGTCGCGCGCGGTTCGTCCGAACGAGACCGCATACCGCGCGATGACCAGCCCGGGCTCGTCCGGCTTCATTGCCGCGAGGATGACGAGGACGGCAGCTGGTTCGTGGTGCGCCGCATCGCGGAGGATGGCAGGCCAGACCAGATCCGATTTTTCGCGCTGCGTATGCAATGGGACAATGCGCACGGCGTCGCGTTCCAGGACGCGCTTGGCCTTTCCGATGTCGAGACCATGATGCTGCGCCATCTCGTGCGCGGCGGGACCTTGCGCAGCTTTGCCGACGGCCGCAAGAGGTCCCTCGGGACGGTTCGCAACCAGATGAAAGTGCTCCAGCGCAAGCTGGCCGTTCGCTCGAAAGAAGAAGTGCTGCTCCTATACGCGGGATTTGTCGGGACGCTGGAAAGCAACGCCGGAGGGACAGCCCAAGCGCAGCACGTGTGTTCGAACGTCATGCCTACGCGCAACGGGTCACTGGCGTGGGAGGAGCTTGGCGATCCGTCCGGAAAGCCTGTCGTGTTTTTCCATCCGCTCGAAGGCGCTCTGCTTCCGAACTCGGCGGAGCGTGCCTTTCGCCAGCAGGGGGTTCGCATCCTTGCTCCATGGCGCCCGTTCCACGGCGAGACCACGGGAAGCGGCTTCGGGCTCGACGGCATGGAGGGTTTCGCGCGCGACATCGCAGAGTGGCTGACCCATCTCGGGATCGATCAGGCCACCTGCTTCGCAACGCAAGCCGGAGCGCCGTATATGGCGGCGGCCCTGCACTACGCTCCGCAGCGCTTCTCCCGCGCCTTCGGCTTCGGTGCCTTCCTGCCGATCGGCAACGAAGCGGAGATGGCGCTCATCCCGATAAGCCATCGCCTGTCGATCAGGGCGGTTCGCGCCTCGCCCGCTTTTGCGCGCATGTACCAGCGCGGCATGCTGGCTTCGGTCGGCAAGGGAAACCTCGCCCGCTTCGTGGAAAATTTCTACGAGGGTCACGATCGCGAACTGGCCGCGGTGCGTCACCCGGAAGTACTCAGCGTCATGCGCCGGTCGGCCAGCTATGCCCTTGCCAATTCCATCGACGGGGCAATCGACACCATGCAATCATGGGCGAGCGACTGGTCGTCGCTGCTGGTATCGAGAGAGGTTCCGCTTACCTTGTTCTATGGAAGTGAGGATGCGAATATGGGGCCGCCTCTCGTCGAGGCGATCGCGCGGCGACTTCGCCTTTCCGAACCGCAATTTCTCGACGACGCCGGCAGCTTCTTCCTGATCGACGCCCCGCAAAAGCTTGCCGAAATCTTAAGCAGGGACTGA